The following nucleotide sequence is from Populus trichocarpa isolate Nisqually-1 chromosome 11, P.trichocarpa_v4.1, whole genome shotgun sequence.
gaaGAGCAAGCTCTTGAGGTTGTGTGCTTAAAGATTTGTTAAACTCTTGCATGCGTAAAACTTTTCAGAAATAtgaattttgaatcttttttattctaattttgtttttaataaaaactatcccaacctttattttctttggctTGTCAtaatttccttgttattttatttagatatgttttttttatgcttatacATGGAGTATTATCAAATAAGTTCTCGAGGGTGGTGatcaataatgatattttggatgagtttgCATCATATTATTCAATCTCGTGTTTAAATTTTACGTTTACATCATTGAGtgttaatgttattatttttccatgaacatgatttatctttatatgtttcttccataaaaataaacacacatgaCTATTTAGGCAATGTTAGCATATAAACACAACttgtaacatttatttttttaagaataaatactAAGTAGTTTATCTCATATAGGATATCTTGggataaattttatctttactgtAACATAACTAGTTGCTTCCCTTAgaatctttgaaaaaataattttagaattttctagttatttttaaaattcggtggtgatttttttttaatattattttttctttagtaACACTAAAAATACACCAAAGCAACATTGAGAGTATGTAGTcaacttggaattaatttatttatttcgtaAATATGTTGCTTGACTTTAGATTTGATGCTTAATTATGCATAACTAACTTTTCAAAGCAACATTGAGAGCATGCAGTCAATTGCTCCATCCTCCATGTTCCTTGTGAAAATCCTAGTAACTAAAaccatttcattttgttttaagcAATGCGATCCATTGGTTGGATTCTTAAagggtttattattattattattattaataatacaaaaaaatttccttctgttctgttgaaatattttatcatttttttttaatttaggaaaaaaattggTTAAATCTCAAATGCATGACTTCATTATTAAATGAGTCTATAAcctttattatcatcatttttttaaaaatgtaatatatattcaacaatttCATCTCTTCATTGTTAactacagttaaaaaaaaaattctatctaATTTGCACATAATTTTTGTGTACTcattaatttatacaaaaaaatgcTCCAAATAAATGCTAGAAAACGTTAATATACATTCTTATCATCAAATTAACATGAATCTTTCCTCCATTTGAGAGTGTTTATTGAGTTAAAATTGTACATTAGGTCTTATTGGAACTTTGTATTGGGGCCTCTTTGGGATGAATTAATGAGACTTAATGAGAACATGAAAATACATTCAAACAACTTAAATTGAAATTACtaaattcaaaatgaataaaaaaaattttagtgtatagaaaaaatagagacaATCTAACTAATTAATATCTTTCACCTAATATAGATCATAGGATTCAATATTAATAGTTATATTTGGAACATGACCTATCATTAtcagaaaattaacaaatacaaataaaaacaccgatataattaatttttttgttgatagatAACGGTGAACATTATTGACAAAATAGTCCCTAACtgtatccatcggtaaatacTGACAAAAATATTCTCTCGATATATATTGAGGGAATTAcagtgaaaaaagaagaaatgaaaaaaaaaaagccaagaagtatgatgatgttatttttacagACAGACTTactaacaaatttaaatatatcaattaaattcatcggtaaatccgtctgtaatatttaatttatgatttgacAAGCAACCCTCCTCTCTCCCTcctatgtttcttcttcttcctctatttttctctACAACAAACATTATAACCCCCCTcaattttatcacaaatcaactTCTTACTACAAATCTAGCTACCCCAACACTCAGTTTGTTATCATCcctattttgatttaaattttaataagaaTTCTCCATTTCAAGTAAGTAAgactacctttttttttttaactcaattttaaaatattaatttttattgcatatttttgtagtgtATGTATTTTGTGTAGatatttacttgttttaaaGCTTCTATCctatagaaatttgttgtatgaatgtatgatttgtatatgttagagtttgtttgagattttgtaattgtatttttttttttgtaaattgatgaaatttaatttcaatatgtgacttaggtgttttgtgatgaaataaataatagcttatttaacaagttcattttatattttgtcaattttattattgagttgaaattttcaataaatgtataaaaatttaaatttatgtagataattgataatgaattagttgtactattaaaatagtttgaataaatttgagttaaaccaatgttatgttatttatttagtttatgtaattaattaatacatattatcatcaatattctatataggtttgatgTAAATAATAGACGATCGTTCATGAATATATTGAGTTTCACCTGAAAGGTTGTataggatgaattattgtaatggggtgcagggttttattaattacgcactatctaattagaaaaatattaatggagacagtattagatgtccatataaaatgtgtaaaaataaaaaagtttattgatccagatgttgtaaaGATACATTttctacaagaaaaaaaaaggtttataaaGAGATACCTGTGTTGGTTTATACACAGAGAATTATATGTTTCTCATGAGATCATGGTAGAAAAGATGATTGTATCAACTTCTAGTTGTAACAATGTGTATAAAGTAGTAGATGAGAATATATGAGattctaacaaataaaataattagacaTTCCTAAAAATATTAGTGACATGATGTATCAAGTTCATGAAACCTAAactataaattaagattttattccTATTAATACATTAATAGGTGATTATAATCATTCTCAAATTAACAATTACTTATAACAAAACTAAAAGGTAGTGAGGAAGTTTCATTATACATtattatattacaaaataaataaaactcctTATGAAATTAATGTGCACCTACTCACAAATTACTATTCATTATCATATTATAATAATGTATTTGCACTTCAATAATAAAACCTTTGAACTACGCATTAAAGGTAATTCAATCTTTTTACTAGGATGCAATTTTCATTTCCAAATTATATAGGGATGAATtactctttttacttttttcacaataaaataactttattaaccttaaaataaaaacaaagagctGCATCGAGGATCTTATTagtctttacactttttttagcgctataaaataatttgattacccttaaaagaaaaatcaattaaactattttcgaggggtttttttttcattatatccTAGATTTTGGTTATTATCAAGTTAACATGGggacacttttttattttaataaatattcaacattattatagaaaaaactgCATGTGTTATGAAGTGGGCAGCCTTCATACCCTTCGGGTGACGTATACAGTGTTGTCAGTAACTGAACATCACCTTCAACAAAGATATTTGAATAATCCTAGTAGCCTTTTCATGATGTGGCGATTCATATGACCAAAAAGCCTCTTGTTTAGCGTCAatgatctttttcttttctttttctttttttctctcttctcctctaTTTTTACGTCAGactcttcaaaattttaaagaaacccttcaatttattttctcttcttttctatcttctctagtttttttcatattctttacattactatttattttatatggaataatttataaaataggatttctttgaatttcaccccctttaatttataaaattgttattttcccttcttttttctctcctctagTTTGTTCCTATTCTTTTCATTctattaatttctatttattgtatttaagataaattttaaattgattttttatatataattttatcatctttaagttttttctcctatcagatttgatcttcattattttgaattctatttttcttactttgagaaatttttaaattgctatttgttttatgatttcaactctaacattaaattgattgggaattgagtttttaGATTGAGCATAGGTCTAGGATTTTACGAGTTGCTAATTTTAGagattaactcaagttttgAAAGTTCACTCCAGTTTGCTTggtttgtttttccattttttaaaacttattttttttagtttcattctTCAGTATTTATTCAATTGAAGATTgagcttcattatttttatttatttctacacattttttttattgttttaaaacacAAACTGGCCTGATTTGGTGAGTTGCCCCATGACTTGGGGCATAGGTCGGGTCaagttttaacaaaaataaaaggagtatTAACATGGCGTGACCTGGTCAAAAATCCAAGTTGACTCGTGACCTAGTCAACTTAGATAAAATCCAGACAAAAACCtgacttttttcctttttttaatttttttctcaaaattatattgttcttactattttttaaacctTTGGCCCGGGTTAACTTAGGTCAACTTACCTGACCCATGACCTGAGACTTGCTCGGGTCAACCTCTATATAAAGTTTAAAAGGTGTGAAATTttatactaatttaaaaataactcgggttatctcgagtctttttatttgtcgttatttgttaaatatttaaaattgatgtttttttttggatttcacgGATTGCAAGTTTATGAGATTAGCTTAGGTTTAGAAGATTCATCcgagtttgattgtttttttttctctttttttaggctcataatttttcatatttatcattCCGCATATATTCCATTGGAGATTTAgctcatttgtttatttaatcttGGTGTCAATGTGCTTGTTTTAGAGAGGAAATTTCATTGGAGCTGGTTTTGACATTCAAACatgcaaacaacaaaaaaagatttagatccatgaattttattttgattgagtttgatttatgattcttGCACTGATTAAATAGTGTTTCaagattgaaaatgattttattaattattattttcttgatattttttaagtgtttttatattaaatcatgttgaaatttgagtttttagatCTTAAAACTCAAACTCTGACTTTCCAACCATTAAAGATTGTCGGAACttaaactagaagatgaaaCATCATCTATTCTAGATAAAAACATTTAGGGTGAATGACATGTTATTtgcctaataaaaaaacaaaaaaaaaagccaggAAAATAGATTTTACAGGCTCATATGCATAGGTCTGTCCTTCTAGGCCTAGACACTCCTaacctttttgttaaatagcttttatttgttttttcaattttagaataaaattctctttatataaatttattaaaatgatattcaaagaattattcaattatgcaaaaaaaaattaagaacattaGAGCTTTTTtggtaatattaacaattactttatgaataattatataataatctaaaatgtataatttagttttaaaaaaaatttcacattagtattcaataaaaataaaatatctatttagttatttcatcgtaaattttcatataattttctaggatttgttaatcttatattttctttcatacatgtgtgtaaatattttttttttattgaaacttgttTTAACATCATAATGAGcttgtatttaaaaaacaaaatgcttatgataaaaaagtatttttcatcaaaacaaaagggaaatacattaacaaggaaaatgatttttttattaaaaaatacattttttaatctttaattcaagtcattatattttttttataaatatttttttattgtcatcagCTTTTTTCAATTAACcatgttattattaatgttattatcaaaataaaaaaaatcacatgaatgagaaaagacaattttaaatacaaaaaatatattttttcttgaaaattctaATCCTTGTGTTtcttatatatgtttattttaattatcatgtactaaagtaaaaatatttaaaaaaaagtctcatGGCAGCATGTGGACATTATAGTTGGTAATTTTCTAAGATTAAAGAACATCCAAGGCTTGCGTCGATTCCTCCTTTGTTTTATGTGTAAGAcgtttaattttgatttgattagcACCTCATTGATCCAAACATATTGCGAGACTTCTTCAATCAGTTGACCcgagggagagggagggagcaaataaataataatatagccTGATTTATTGATGCGAGGACCTGGATTGCTTGTCCTATGATGTGAAATCTCGAGTCGtgcacaacaacaataataatatagcCCACTTAACTTGATCGAATCTGGTGGAATTCAAGAAGtgtacaaaatattaatttatgtggCCCAGCCACCACCATTGAAGGTGTAGTTCTGGCCAAGACAAGCGATGAACTACCCTAGAGGCAAGGTCACCGCCTAGAATCCCTCGATTCTGAATTAGTGATCGGTTAATCCGTGGGCCTCTTTTAACCAGGCACCACTTGCTGCGGCTGCCTTATCTTGCTGCTATTCTCTCTCCATATCGAAGCATCACTCCATTTGTGGTCATTGTAGATCTTATGGGGCCAGTTGATCACAAAGCATCCACATGGCCAACCCCTCGTGAATATGCCGCTGTGTgtgtggtttttgttttttaatttgaaagttATTGTGTTCTTGAGAAATCCTACATCGAATTACAGCCATTACAGAACAAAATAAGAGGAGGATGTGAAAGTATCATCAGCCTGTGTGTTAATATTAGTACACAGAAGTAGGAGacgacataaaataaaataaaaaaatgtccaTGCCTTTGACATTGTCACTTTCAGCTTAGATTTCAGCCAAGTAAATATAGACCAGATCAGTTTTGCTATTTTTATGAATCTTTTAATTAGATTTCAGCTTTTCTGTTACAATACAATTGATGGAAGGGTATGATTTGTCTTTCTGGAACAGCCTTCTTCTTCTACATATCTCCTTAATAGGggcaaattaaagttttaaaaggtagctctctccctttctctcttctttccttGAATACATCATAGACTCCTCAATTCTGCCGGAGGAGATATGATCAGAAGATGTATTACAAGCAATGTAGGACGGTGAAATGCAATAACCTTTGGTCAGTTTAATATGGAGAAGATGGGTCCTATATTGATGAATAGATATGAGTTAGGGAGATTGCTCGGACAAGGGACTTTCGCCAAGGTTTACCATGCAAGAAATCTCCAATCTGGCCAAAGCGTTGCCATCAAGATTATTGACAAAGGAAAGGTATTAAGGAGTGGTTTGATAGatcaaatcaagagagaaatcTCGGTCATGCGTCTTGTTAGGCACCCCAATATTGTTCAACTCAATGAGGTCATGGCAAGCAGGACCAAGATTTATTTCGTCATCGAGTTTGTGAAAGGAGGAGAGCTATTCAACTTGGTTTCCAAAGGGAAACTCAAGGAAGACGTTGCTCGCAAATATTTCCAACAGTTGATTGGTGCGGTTGATTTTTGTCATAGCCGAGGGGTCTACCATCGGGATCTCAAGCCTGAAAATCTTCTCCTTGATGAAAATGGTGACCTAAAGATTACGGATTTCGGATTGAGTGCGTTATCGGAGTCGAGGAGGCAAGATGGTCTTCTCCACACAACCTGTGGAACTCCTGCATATGTTGCTCCAGAAGTCATTAACAAGAAAGGTTATGATGGACCCAAGGCTGATATATGGTCCTGTGGAGTTATTCTCTTCGTGCTTTTGGCGGGTTTTCTTCCTTTCCATGACCAAAATCTCATGGAATTGTATAGGAAGATTACCAAAGGAGAATTCAGGTGTCCCAATTGGTTCCATCCCGAGGCTAAAAAGCTTCTTTCGAGGATTCTTGATCCCCATCCAAGCTCAAGAACGAGCATAGAAAAGATAACGAAAAATTGTTGGTTTAGGAAGGGATATAAGCAGATTGAAACCCCACCATCCCCCCAAGGTCACGCCAGAAGCAACTTGATTAAGGATGTGCATTCTGCCTTCGATTCAGCATCGGATAACGAAAGCAATTCAAGGGAAAATGTCATGGTGGCTCCAAGAAGTCCTCTAAGACCAACTTGCTACAATGCCTTTGAcatcatatctctctcaaaaGGATTTGATTTATCTGGCCTCTTTGAGAAGGATAAGAATCGAACACAGGAAGCGAGATTTACTACAACAAAATCGGCCTCGATGATCATGTCGAAATTCGAACAAATAGCAATGGCAGAGAGTTTCAGTTTTAAGAAGAAAGATGGAACACTAATGTTGGAGGGCAGCAGGGAAGGAAGAAAAGGGTTGCTTGCTATAGATGCAGAAATCTGTGAGGTTACGCCATCATTTTATGTTGtagagatgaagaaaaaatcagGGGATTCATTTGAATACAAGGAGTTTTGTGATCACGAATTAAAGCCTTCTCTCAAGGATATAGTTTGGGCATGGCAGGGAAG
It contains:
- the LOC7455901 gene encoding CBL-interacting serine/threonine-protein kinase 20, with product MEKMGPILMNRYELGRLLGQGTFAKVYHARNLQSGQSVAIKIIDKGKVLRSGLIDQIKREISVMRLVRHPNIVQLNEVMASRTKIYFVIEFVKGGELFNLVSKGKLKEDVARKYFQQLIGAVDFCHSRGVYHRDLKPENLLLDENGDLKITDFGLSALSESRRQDGLLHTTCGTPAYVAPEVINKKGYDGPKADIWSCGVILFVLLAGFLPFHDQNLMELYRKITKGEFRCPNWFHPEAKKLLSRILDPHPSSRTSIEKITKNCWFRKGYKQIETPPSPQGHARSNLIKDVHSAFDSASDNESNSRENVMVAPRSPLRPTCYNAFDIISLSKGFDLSGLFEKDKNRTQEARFTTTKSASMIMSKFEQIAMAESFSFKKKDGTLMLEGSREGRKGLLAIDAEICEVTPSFYVVEMKKKSGDSFEYKEFCDHELKPSLKDIVWAWQGSEQPQV